The genomic interval TTCACTCTATTAATCACTCCATTTAATTAAAGCCTAAAGGCATGAACTTATTTTATAAAAATATTATTTTTTAAAAGATTTTATTTTAAAGACCATTTTACTAATTTTAATCGAAAAAAGTATTACTCTTAAGAGTTCGAATTCCCTACAGATTTATTTATTAAATTAGAAATTTAATTCATAGGAAAGGCAACAACCAAATTAATTTTTAATAAAACAAATTTTTCAGATGAACAAACAAGATTACATGAAAAGATATTTATGAAAATAGCCCATTTCATTTGAAGTTCAATTTTTCATATAACTTAATAAACCAAAAATAATATTAGAAAAAGATTTGATTAAATAAAAAATATACCTAATTAAATGAATAATAGATATAATATTCCATGATATAATTAGTTATAAAATAAAAATAATAAAATGAATTATATAAAAATCATCCAAAGTATATGTTAATATACATGTGAAGACAATTTTTTTGAAATTACATCGAAAATAACTTTTGCAATTTCCCTTTTTGAAGCTAGAGGAACAGTTAATACTTCATCATCAACTATAAGGACTTCATTATTGTCAGATCCGAATTGACACTCATTTTTAGAGATATCATTAGCAACAACAATATCCGTACCGGCATGTTCAATCTGCTTTCTAGCACAACAAATGATTTCTTCCTTTGATATATTAAATTCAGCTTTAAAACCAACCAAAAAAATATTAGGATTTATTTTCTTAACTTGGCGAATAATTTTAGTTGCAGGTTTTAAATCCAATGATAAAGAACTATTTGAATCTATTTTTTTATCATTTTTCTTCTTAAATTCAAAATCTGAAACTGCAGCAGTAGATATGAATATATCAAAATCAGGAATTAGATTTAAAATAACATTATTCATCTCATTACCCGTTTCTACATGAATAACATCGAAAACAGAAGGAATCTCGACACTGACTTTAGCCACAACTAAAGTTAAATCCGCACCTCTAATATATGCTTCTTTTGCAAGTGCCAAACCCATTTTTCCAGAAGATTTATTTGTAATGCCCCTTACAGAATCAATAGGTTCATATGTTCCACCAAGACTTATTAAAACCTTTTTTCCTTTAATAAAATCAATCCTTCTTATTTAGATTAATAGTCCTTAAAGATTCAAGTACAATATCCTCTTTTGATGGGAATTTAGCTTTTCCTTCATCCATACGAGGTTTAATAAAACTAGCTGATTTTTCTTGTTTAATTTTATCAATATTTCCCTTAATAGCTTTATACATTGAATCATGCATGGATGGAACAAATATTATTGGAGTATCATGACCATAAGCAGTTATTAAAAGAGTAGAAATTGCATCATCAGCGATTTTATATGCAAATTTAGAAATGGTATTAGCTGTTGCCGGAGCAACCAATATCAAATCTTCTTGAGAGTACTTAACATGCTCAATTTGACCTGTCAATTTAGTTACTACATCACTTCCCGTTGCGAACTCCATTGCATTTGGATGTATAATTTCACATGCAGCATCACTCATAAAACATTTTATTTCAATATCATTACGTCTAAATTCACGAGCAAGTTTAATAGATTCGGTAGCTGCAATACTACCCGTGACACATAATATAATCATATAATTCCTCCAAATAATTAAAAAAAATGATTATGTAATTTGAATATCAGATAGTATATAATCAAATACATATAAGTTATCTTCAAAATCATTTACCGGTGCGCTATACAACATAACATAAGCCTGTCCACCTTTTTCAAACCAAACAGCCTTGTGCTCTTTTACAGTGCCATTTTGATTAGAAGAATACATATATTCATATGCATGAATATTACTTACCATGACTTCACCTGAAGAGGTTAAATTGAAAGAAGAATCTCTTTGCATTGACCTATAGGTGTTATTCAAATAAGTATAAAAATCTCCTTCAATAGCTTTTTTCTCAAAATTAATATTAACTTGACCTACACCAGCGGAATCAACTGAATCCAGTTTAGATATTGACATTATTGAATAATTAGAATCGGACTGAGAATAACCCCAATTAGAAGGGTAATGAATAACAATACCTCCTTTAGATAAAGTCATCATAGTGATATCTGAGTTATCTTCCTGAGCATTAACACATGAAAATGCGCAAATAATTAAAAATATAAATGAAATGATTATTAGACTTCTTTTTAAAACATTATTTTTCATAAAACCACCAATAATTATTCATCACTTCTTCCATTAGATTCGGAACCACCACTATTACTTGATGACCCACTACCTGATCCAGAATCACTACCTGAAGATCCGGAACCCGAATCACTACCTGAATAAGTAGAATCACTTGAACCAGAATTTCTACCCCCATCAGAGTAATCAGAATCACTTGAAGAATCTTCAGTAGTTTTTACATTATAACTAGTAGATGAATAATTAGTATTAGATGAAGAAGTAGTTTTTGTAGTATTTTTAATATCTTCAGTAATATCAGGGAATGCAGTATCATGAACCATAGCTACGGTAGATGTTTCAGAAATATTGTTGAAATCTAAATTAAAGACACCATAACCTACACCAACAGTGAAAGCTACAACCAACACCAATAACAACACTAATTTAAATGTTCCACTACTCATTGATTTTTTTTCTTTTTTGTTATACTTAGCATCACCCTTTTTAGGGTTGATAATATATTTTTGAACTAAATCCTGTTCTTTTTCTTTTTTATTTTTGGTAGGTTTTCTACTTCTTTTAATTGAAGTAGTTTGATTTGATTTACCCTGCATAGATCTAATTCTTTGAGTAGCTTCTTTTGCATCAATAGAATTTAATTTATCTTCATATTTAGAACGAAAATAACTATATTTCTCTGGAGAAATCTTTCCAGAACGGTAATCAACTTCCAAACTATCCATAATTTTTAGAAGTTTATCTCTATCATTTGGCATTCCTACCCTCCCTGAATCATTATAATATAATTTTATATTAGAACAATAATTTATAGTTTACCTAAATTCAGGATAAGAACCCAAAACTTTTAAAAAGTAAGTTTTTTCTTGGATTTCATTAATGATATTGCGAATAATATCATCATTTCTATGCCCATTGAAATCAACAAAGAAAAGATATTTGCCCAAACCTTTTTTAGACGGTCTGGATTCAATTTTAGTTAAGTTAATATCATTTTTCTGGAAAATCCCCAAAACATTATATAACCCACCAGGCTTATCTTCATAAATAGAAAATATAATAGAAGTTTTATCACAGCCTGTTGGTTCATGATCATCTTTTGAGACCACGACAAACCTTGTTTCGTTATTATCACTATCCTGAATATTTGGTTTAATTATTTCTAAACCATACAATTCAGCTGCTTTTGAATTTCCAATAGCTGCTTTAGTTTTATTACCAATAATATTTTTAGCAGCATTAGCAGTACTTACCGCATAATGAGGCTGAATTTTATTTTTAACAATAAACTCTTGACATTGGGCGATTGCTTGAGAATGAGAATAAACATCCTCAATATCTTCCATTCGGGTTCCATGATTTACCATCAAATTCTGATTAATTGGAATAATAATTTCGTCAAATATTTTCAAGTCAAATTTATGAGCAAGGGAATCTAATGTGATTCCAACAGGCCCTTCGA from Methanobrevibacter gottschalkii DSM 11977 carries:
- a CDS encoding phosphopantothenoylcysteine decarboxylase domain-containing protein, whose amino-acid sequence is MSLGGTYEPIDSVRGITNKSSGKMGLALAKEAYIRGADLTLVVAKVSVEIPSVFDVIHVETGNEMNNVILNLIPDFDIFISTAAVSDFEFKKKNDKKIDSNSSLSLDLKPATKIIRQVKKINPNIFLVGFKAEFNISKEEIICCARKQIEHAGTDIVVANDISKNECQFGSDNNEVLIVDDEVLTVPLASKREIAKVIFDVISKKLSSHVY
- a CDS encoding flavoprotein, with protein sequence MIILCVTGSIAATESIKLAREFRRNDIEIKCFMSDAACEIIHPNAMEFATGSDVVTKLTGQIEHVKYSQEDLILVAPATANTISKFAYKIADDAISTLLITAYGHDTPIIFVPSMHDSMYKAIKGNIDKIKQEKSASFIKPRMDEGKAKFPSKEDIVLESLRTINLNKKD
- a CDS encoding PsbP-related protein gives rise to the protein MKNNVLKRSLIIISFIFLIICAFSCVNAQEDNSDITMMTLSKGGIVIHYPSNWGYSQSDSNYSIMSISKLDSVDSAGVGQVNINFEKKAIEGDFYTYLNNTYRSMQRDSSFNLTSSGEVMVSNIHAYEYMYSSNQNGTVKEHKAVWFEKGGQAYVMLYSAPVNDFEDNLYVFDYILSDIQIT
- the pheA gene encoding prephenate dehydratase — protein: MSVISFLGPKGTFTHEAANMIGDNLIPYCTIPAVLESVVNEESLYGVVPIENSIEGPVGITLDSLAHKFDLKIFDEIIIPINQNLMVNHGTRMEDIEDVYSHSQAIAQCQEFIVKNKIQPHYAVSTANAAKNIIGNKTKAAIGNSKAAELYGLEIIKPNIQDSDNNETRFVVVSKDDHEPTGCDKTSIIFSIYEDKPGGLYNVLGIFQKNDINLTKIESRPSKKGLGKYLFFVDFNGHRNDDIIRNIINEIQEKTYFLKVLGSYPEFR